A single window of Lutzomyia longipalpis isolate SR_M1_2022 chromosome 1, ASM2433408v1 DNA harbors:
- the LOC129786976 gene encoding uncharacterized protein LOC129786976, with protein MSAPTAPPSEQAVIGGHHGFQFENDAKFLALIEEHKEKINSTIGDNYKMKKVLHVTKQVVSGLLYHVTAEFEREGNETAKFVFKLIDKPWDQPEERVLEHQRVE; from the exons ATGTCTGCTCCAACTGCACCCCCAAGTGAACAA gcTGTTATTGGAGGCCACCACGGTTTCCAATTTGAAAACGATGCTAAATTCTTGGCCTTGATTGAGgaacacaaagaaaaaattaacagcACAATTGGAGACAATTACAA GATGAAGAAGGTGCTTCATGTGACGAAGCAAGTTGTTTCGGGTCTTTTGTACCATGTTACGGCTGAATTTGAGCGTGAGGGCAATGAGACAGCCAAGTTTGTCTTCAAGCTGATTGATAAGCCCTGGGATCAGCCAGAGGAGCGTGTTTTGGAGCATCAGCGTGTTGaataa
- the LOC129790101 gene encoding uncharacterized protein LOC129790101, with protein sequence MANKDLCGVPCERPKFGFLITMTMFLATGKRTNIFHVYVRKSQRFHFHLRRQMSHHKCSVYRNSCVRPPVDPASRRPTPHYERSSSAEMTKDGRKTDEDSGGGGSEKIALCEEIIKENCAFQSLMDFYTNIPDYQDMNHLSEAEFYRQLERLKIRQDELKKSCGVQGRCSSREPSAQGSCLPSKNDKQSDQIREGDSDQIHRDCDIDSLYSSTQRPSSQNPPSKKSGKSVRINSGLSTLRSDTTHGNISDEEKSERRSKLRSKSASPFRNPVTVPRPFRMTQREEEERMLEDLMMSTKCFSPCDNKKSDQKKTFKANPVPLTSRIPLYNSIRADQEHKSQLAKLNSTIELQSQMKPFHFTEKDERPRSRCLSRSMSSTNLSEKSSKNFHAKPCPKNLFSNYFYNKMWEDEYFRNLNRKIRAEELLKMASLPPSMARRESKSRNETQRNGHTRRSRRKSKKKSSGREKNRTICDDHKDTAKGKDSNHSNGKYFVLSGATVKEMDVFDVQESLEKISAQDFKTYTRLNSGDVLVQTATIQQIEALKNLKTFGPDNKPVDVSENGVLNQSHAIIRCSQIMKVEIDKICKKLASQGVVSVQRLKRKVDNQWVDTSTHLLTFNSPVCPAEIRVGYLWCKTEIYIPSPFRCVVCQKLGHTKKRCDSKKNVPTCGFCAEPSHAEGPCPNQSQPRCVNCKASHPSFSKVCPRYIEEKEINAIRVTMRIPYNLAREEFRKRKGSTTPQSSTPFAQPSSSQTTLAQIIKSQEDNQHIIRCTIAHSVNSSNSSSSFSSPMPIYPINRPNLAATLRFQHSRKKLRELSKPSSPPEYSTKRHNMAWGIRKNPAWKAIYYDGTNLEDIAVRVATRRAEQKLLVEDHKINMELMKQRVRAAPLLLEGPTYWGPKVGQLSHTCAHPKTDSGSQRSRRPNSTGPHSRNTSKMSYYSDTRKPRKKCPHEGHEDLL encoded by the exons ATGGCAAACAAAGACTTGTGTGGTGTCCCTTGTGAGAGGCCAAAGTTTGGCTTTCTTATCACCATGACGATGTTCTTAGCAACTGGCAAAcgcacaaatatttttcacgtcTATGTGAGAAAATCCCAAAGGTTCCATTTTCACCTACGGCGACAAATGTCTCACCACAAGTGTTCGGTGTACAGAAATTCCTGCGTTCGTCCTCCTGTGGATCCAGCCAGCCGTCGACCAACGCCACACTACGAGAGATCATCGAGTGCTGAAATGACCAAAGATGGGCGGAAAACTGATGAGGATTCTGGTGGTGGTGGAAGTGAAAAAATAGCCCTCTGTGAGGAGAtcataaaggaaaattgtgcCTTTCAGTCCCTCATGGATTTCTACACAAACATTCCAG ATTACCAGGACATGAATCATTTGTCTGAAGCTGAATTCTACAGGCAACTGGAGAGGCTGAAAATCCGTCAGgatgaattgaagaaaagttgCGGTGTTCAGGGTAGATGTTCCTCGAGGGAGCCTTCAGCACAGGGATCATGTCTTCCAAGTAAAAATGACAAACAAAGTGATCAGATTCGTGAAGGGGATTCAGATCAAATTCACCGTGATTGCGACATTGATTCCCTCTACTCATCAACACAACGACCATCGAGTCAGAATCCTCCCAGTAAGAAATCTGGGAAATCCGTGAGGATCAATAGTGGGCTCAGTACGTTGCGCTCCGACACAACGCATGGGAATATTTCGGATGAGGAAAAGAGTGAACGACGATCGAAACTACGTAGCAAATCTGCTAGTCCATTCCGTAATCCAGTCACAGTTCCACGACCCTTCCGGATGACGCAACGAGAGGAGGAGGAACGGATGCTGGAAGATCTCATGATGAGCACTAAATGCTTCTCACCGTGCGACAATAAGAAGTCAGAccagaagaaaacttttaaggCCAATCCAGTACCCCTGACATCCAGAATACCCCTCTACAACTCCATACGAGCAGATCAGGAGCACAAGAGTCAACTGGCCAAGCTAAATTCCACCATTGAATTGCAATCACAAATGAAACCCTTCCATTTCACGGAGAAGGATGAACGACCACGTAGCCGATGCCTCAGTCGAAGTATGTCTTCGACAAATCTCTCggaaaaatcctcaaagaaTTTCCACGCCAAGCCTTGCCCCAAGAATCTCTTCAGCAATTATTTCTACAATAAAATGTGGGAGGATGAGTATTTCCGGAATCTCAACAGGAAGATCAGAGCAGAGGAGCTGCTGAAGATGGCCTCACTGCCACCATCAATGGCTCGTCGTGAGTCAAAGTCACGCAATGAAACTCAGAGGAATGGACACACACGAAGGAGTCGAAGGAAAAGCAAGAAGAAAAGTAGTGGGAGGGAGAAAAATCGAACCATCTGTGATGATCACAAGGATACAGCTAAAGGAAAGGATTCGAACCATTCCAATGGAAAA TATTTTGTGCTCAGTGGGGCTACTGTAAAGGAAATGGACGTCTTTGATGTCCAAGAGAGCTTGGAAAAGATAAGTGCGCAAGATTTTAAGACATACACAAGGTTGAATAGCGGAGACGTGCTTGTGCAGACGGCCACAATCCAGCAAATTGAAGCtctaaaaaatctcaaaaccTTTGGGCCTGATAACAAACCGGTTGATGTCTCTGAAAACGGCGTATTGAATCAATCACATGCCATTATCCGATGCAGCCAGATCATGAAGGTCgaaattgacaaaatttgcaaaaagttGGCCTCACAGGGAGTTGTGAGTGTGCAGCGCCTCAAGCGGAAAGTGGACAACCAATGGGTAGATACCAGCACTCATCTCTTGACCTTCAATTCACCTGTTTGCCCCGCTGAAATCCGTGTTGGCTACTTGTGGTGCAAGACGGAAATTTACATCCCCTCACCTTTCCGATGCGTCGTTTGTCAGAAATTGGGTCACACGAAGAAGAGGTGCGATTCGAAGAAAAATGTTCCCACTTGCGGCTTTTGTGCTGAACCATCACATGCTGAAGGACCTTGCCCAAATCAATCTCAACCCCGCTGCGTAAACTGCAAAGCTAGTCACCCAAGCTTCAGCAAGGTGTGCCCAAGGTATATTGAGGAGAAGGAAATTAACGCCATTCGTGTGACGATGAGGATTCCCTACAACTTGGCGAGGGAAGAATTCAGAAAGAGGAAAGGATCCACAACACCACAATCTTCAACACCATTTGCCCAACCAAGTTCTTCACAGACAACATTGGCACAAATCATCAAATCCCAAGAGGACAATCAGCACATAATTCGG TGCACGATAGCCCATTCAGTAAACAGTTCAAATAGCTCCTCATCATTCAGCTCCCCAATGCCAATTTATCCCATCAATCGTCCCAATTTGGCTGCCACGCTGCGTTTTCAGCACTCACGAAAGAAGCTGAGAGAGCTCAGTAAACCCTCGAGTCCACCTGAATACTCCACAAAGCGCCACAACATGGCCTGGGGTATCCGGAAGAATCCTGCATGGAAAGCCATCTACTACGA TGGCACAAATCTGGAGGATATTGCCGTTCGTGTGGCGACACGGAGAGCTGAACAGAAGCTCCTTGTGGAGGATCACAAGATCAACATGGAGTTAATGAAGCAACGCGTACGGGCAGCTCCACTTCTGCTCGAAGGACCCACCTACTGGGGTCCCAAAGTGGGCCAATTGAGCCACACTTGTGCTCACCCAAAAACTGATTCAGGATCCCAGCGGAGTCGCCGACCCAACTCCACGGGACCCCATTCACGCAATACCAGCAAAATGAGCTACTACTCAGACACACGGAAACCCCGCAAAAAGTGTCCCCACGAAGGACATGAAGATTTGctgtaa
- the LOC129786977 gene encoding transmembrane protein 192: MDLEPVLGEENGNDNFRPLKTIPVFSFHLLVSALISIVGVGMAVVFPDNKRCEAYFLMLYLRVIFWFITLLFDHVIKYHHDKLRMNGFHDFHRATGVHKSVPLYLVSLWNTAIMAIQALMQHYYGDDFGEHCIQSFFSPIVYVSVFTAVECGILAIIHGTYIARVMRFNRARPLPDAMRGSFEGCSSVGLTQRNADVAELLEKQADLISFLQDHNLRLNQRLMQMNSEVRTITLPPS, encoded by the exons ATGGACTTGGAACCCGTACTTGGGGAGGAGAATGGCAATGACAATTTCCGGCCGCTAAAGACAATCCCGGTCTTTAG CTTTCACCTGCTTGTGTCGGCGTTGATCTCAATTGTGGGTGTGGGCATGGCTGTTGTCTTCCCGGACAATAAAAGATGCGAAGCTTACTTCCTGATGTTGTACTTACGAGTGATCTTCTGGTTTATCACTTTG ttATTCGACCATGTGATAAAGTACCATCACGATAAATTGCGAATGAATGGCTTCCACGACTTCCACAGAGCCACAGGTGTACACAAATCCGTGCCCCTGTACCTAGTCTCCCTGTGGAATACAGCAATAATGGCAATTCAAGCCCTAATGCAGCACTACTATGGGGATGATTTCGGTGAGCACTGCATCCAGAGTTTCTTCTCACCCATTGTCTACGTGAGTGTCTTCACGGCGGTCGAATGTGGGATTCTGGCCATCATTCATGGCACTTACATTGCCCGCGTGATGCGCTTCAATCGTGCCAGACCACTTCCGGATGCAATGCGGGGCTCTTTCGAGGGTTGCAGCTCCGTGGGGTTGACGCAGCGAAATGCCGATGTGGCGGAATTGCTGGAGAAGCAAGCGGACCTCATAAGCTTCCTCCAGGATCACAATCTCCGTCTCAATCAGCGTCTCATGCAGATGAATTCCGAAGTGAGAACAATCACTCTTCCACCCTCGTAA
- the LOC129786979 gene encoding ADP-ribosylation factor-like protein 2, producing the protein MGFLTVLKKMRQKEKEMRILLLGLDNAGKTTILKRFNGEPIDTISPTLGFNIKTLEHNGYTLNMWDVGGQKSLRSYWRNYFECTDGLVWVVDSADRMRLETCREELKILLKEERLAGATLLVLANKQDLPGALSAQEIKEILQLDDIVTHHWSVVGVSAVTGDKLLGSVDWLIGDIAKRIFTLD; encoded by the exons ATGGGTTTCCTAACAGTGCTTAAGAAAATGAGGCAGAAGGAAAAGGAAATGCGAATCCTTCTTCT AGGACTCGACAATGCCGGTAAAACGACAATCCTCAAAAGATTCAACGGTGAACCAATTGACACAATATCCCCAACATTGGGATTCAACATAAAAACCCTCGAACACAATGGCTACACCCTCAATATGTGGGATGTTGGTGGGCAGAAATCCCTCCGATCGTACtggagaaattattttgagtgCACCGATGGGCTGGTGTGGGTGGTGGACAGTGCCGACAGAATGAGACTGGAAACGTGTAGAGAAGAGCTTAAAATCCTCCTGAAAGAGGAACGTCTAGCAGGTGCAACGTTGCTCGTACTGGCAAATAAACAAGATCTTCCGGGAGCTCTGTCGGCGCAAGAGATAAAGGAAATCCTCCAGCTGGATGACATCGTGACACATCACTGGAGCGTCGTTGGAGTGAGTGCCGTAACAGGTGACAAACTTCTTGGTTCTGTTGATTGGTTGATTGGTGACATCGCCAAGCGGATATTTACTCTCGATTGA
- the LOC129786978 gene encoding serine protease grass-like, with protein sequence MLLNIVVIVPIFAALLPLIPAQTEPCTTPEGFQAACTPVMNCPPILGILNNAPRPLPQNIVTYLQRLQCFHSTGVPAVCCRRPSVGNTPTAPVTPSAPVTPVPISPASDVNTVSNDIPTGPTDVSRHPNIGLLPTTTCGPLLGDRVAFGEKTALFEYPWMALIRYEVADGFAYKCGASLITDRYVLTAAHCIARLRSGISVYSVVLGEYDVRYDTDCQTVGDETVCSPPVQEILQEAILPHPSYNTPRFANDIGLIRLRDAADMSRENIKAVCLPYAPKLQSMNLRRLVATGWGTTENNTRSDELLKVNLPVVDNARCQRAFPTLKWSPNQFCAGGENNVDTCKGDSGGPLVYPANILGQRYVQFGIVSAGLSSCGVSNGTPAVYVRVGNYMKWILDTMRP encoded by the exons ATGTTGCTGAATATTGTGGTGATTGTTCCCATTTTCGCAGCTCTTCTGCCTTTAATTCCTGCCC AAACTGAACCTTGCACCACACCAGAGGGTTTTCAGGCTGCATGTACGCCCGTAATGAATTGCCCACCAATTTTGGGTATTCTCAACAATGCACCAAGACCCCTTCCACAGAATATTGTGACGTACCTCCAAAGGCTCCAGTGCTTCCATTCAACAGGTGTG CCAGCCGTTTGCTGCCGTAGACCATCCGTTGGGAACACTCCAACAGCTCCTGTAACTCCATCAGCCCCTGTTACTCCTGTACCAATTAGTCCTGCCTCAGATGTTAATACCGTCTCCAATGACATCCCCACAGGACCAACAGATGTATCCAGGCATCCGAATATTGGTCTCCTACCCACAACAACTTGCGGCCCCCTTCTGGGTGATAGAGTTGCATTTGGGGAGAAAACTGCCCTGTTTGAGTATCCCTGGATGGCTCTTATTCGGTACGAAGTTGCCGATGGGTTTGCCTACAAGTGTGGTGCATCCCTCATTACGGATCGGTACGTCCTGACAGCAGCTCACTGCATTGCGCGCCTCAGGAGTGGCATCAGTGTGTACTCTGTGGTACTGGGCGAATACGACGTTCGCTATGACACAGACTGCCAGACAGTTGGAGATGAAACAGTGTGCTCACCACCTGTTCAGGAGATCCTCCAAGAAGCCATTCTGCCACATCCCAGCTACAATACACCCCGATTTGCCAATGATATTGGGTTGATCAGACTGAGAGATGCTGCTGATATGTCCCGTGAGAATATCAAGGCTGTCTGTCTGCCCTACGCGCCAAAACTACAGTCTATGAATCTCCGGCGATTGGTGGCCACAGGATGGGGTACAACGGAGAATAATACAAGGTCTGATGAACTCCTCAAAGTCAACTTGCCCGTGGTGGACAATGCACGTTGTCAGAGAGCCTTCCCCACCCTCAAATGGAGCCCCAATCAATTCTGTGCTGGTGGAGAGAACAACGTGGACACATGCAAAGGAGACTCTGGG GGCCCCCTCGTCTATCCCGCAAACATCCTTGGACAGCGCTACGTTCAATTTGGCATTGTATCCGCTGGTTTGAGCTCATGCGGCGTTTCAAATGGCACGCCTGCCGTATACGTCCGCGTAGGGAACTACATGAAATGGATCCTGGACACAATGCGCCCCTAG